Within Sphingomonas piscis, the genomic segment GCTCACGGGCGTGCGGTTCGCAATCACGGACGAGTGGCAGTGGGCTCTGGGCTTTATCGTCTTTGCCGGTGTGCTTGACGGCCTCGATGGCCGCATCGCCCGTCTGCTTCGGGCGCAAAGCAAGTTTGGCGCTGAACTTGACTCACTGGCGGACAACATCGCCTTCGGAACGGCACCTGCGCTCGTGCTGTTTCTGTGGGCGCTCAGGGATGCTCCACGGGTTGGATGGATTGCTGCACTTGCCTATGCGGTCTGCATGGCGTTGCGGCTGGCCCGCTTCAACGCCCGGATCGACAATACCGAGCAGCCTCATAAGTCCGCAGGTTTCAACACCGGTGTTCCGGCTCCAGCGGGGGCAGGGCTCGTATTCGTCCCGATTTACCTCTGGCTGATCACGGGCAACGAGCTTTTCCAGCATTGGCCGCTGGTCACTGGATGGACCTTCTTCATCGCGGCTCTGATGATTTCGAGCCTGCCGACTTACAGCTGGTCGTCGATGCGAATTCGACGCGAGTGGCGCTTACTGGCGCTCGTGGCAGTTGCGCTTCTCGGAGCGGCGCTGATGGTTGCGCCGTGGCCGACGTTGCTTGCCGTATCGGGTCTGTACTTGGCGATGCTACCGTTCAGCCTCGCAAGCTACGGACGGGTCAAGCGACGGCGCGCTGCTTCGGTGTAACGCGAACTGGCCGTTGCTGGACCACGGCCCGTGAACGGACGCGAACCGGAACGGCCGTGAAAGTCGGCTCGGCGAGCCCTGATTGGCCACGAAGGGCGGCAAGAACCTTGCCGCCGCTTTCCTCGGCCATGCGCAGTGCAACGGCACCGATCATCCATAAGGTGGCAACACAAACGAGGGTGGAAAGCACTGCAAGCATAGCATTCTTCCTTGGTTAAGCGCTGAACCCGCGGAATCCCGTTTCGTTCCGGAGCAATCAGGCATCCTGTTGAACCGCAACAATGTTCGTGTTTTGTTCTGTTCCTGTCAAGCCCTCACCAAAGCCTTGAAAGGGCGGCAATGTTTCGCTAGAGGGCCGCGCATCCCACAGGCGGAGCCAAACATACCGGTGCTGACCTAACCGTCAGTCATTCGGTTCCGCCGAGGCATAACCGGAAGGAGAAGACCTATGGCGGCCCCTGTCGTCACTCTACAGCAATTGCTCGAAGCCGGAGCGCACTTCGGCCACCAGACCCACCGCTGGAATCCGCGGATGAAGCCGTACATTTTCGGCGACCGCAACGGTGTTCACATCATCGACCTGTCGCAGAGCGTTCCGCTCTTCGCCCGCGCCCTCGACTTCGTGTCGCAGACCGTAGCTCGCGGCGGCAAGGTTTTGTTCGTCGGCACCAAGCGTCAGGCTCAGGATGCGGTTGCCGAGGCGGCCCGCGCCAGCGGTCAGCACTTCGTCAACCATCGTTGGCTGGGCGGCATGCTGACCAACTGGAAGACCATCTCCAACTCGATCAAGCGCCTCAAGAGCCTTGAGGAGCAGCTGAGCGGCGACACCGCCGGCCTCACTAAGAAGGAAGTCCTTCAGCTGACCCGCGAGCGCGACAAGCTCGAGAAGAGCCTTGGCGGCATCCGCGACATGGGCGGTCTTCCCGACGTCATGTTCGTCATCGATACGAACAAGGAAGAACTGGCCATCAAGGAAGCCAACGTCCTTGGCATTCCGGTCGTTGCGATCCTCGATTCGAACAGCGACCCGAACGGCATCGCTTTCCCGGTTCCCGGTAACGACGACGCCAGCCGGGCCATCCGCCTGTATGCGGACTCCATCGCTCAGGCAGCGAGCAGCGGCCGCAGCGGCGGTGCAGCGGCGCGCGGCGAGGACATCGGCTCGATGGCCGAACCGCCGGTTGAAGCCGCGCTGGCCGAGTAATTGCATTCCCCTCCCGCAAGCGGGAGGGGCGAGGGGAGGCTTGTCTGCCTTCCTCCGAGCACAACATTCCCTCCCCAACCCCTCCCGTCCCCGGGAGGGGAGCTAGAAGGATTTAAACATGGCTGAGATCACGGCCGCTGCAGTGAAGGAACTGCGTGAGCGCACCGGCGCCGGCATGATGGATTGCAAGAAGGCGCTTGCCGAAACCAACGGCGACATGGAAGCCGCGATCGATTGGCTTCGTGCCAAGGGCCTGTCGGCTGCGGCCAAAAAGTCCGGTCGCACGGCGGCCGAGGGCCTGGTCGGCGTCGCCGTCG encodes:
- a CDS encoding CDP-alcohol phosphatidyltransferase family protein, whose product is MIQEREGRGIPFRAMVPNAITALALCFGLTGVRFAITDEWQWALGFIVFAGVLDGLDGRIARLLRAQSKFGAELDSLADNIAFGTAPALVLFLWALRDAPRVGWIAALAYAVCMALRLARFNARIDNTEQPHKSAGFNTGVPAPAGAGLVFVPIYLWLITGNELFQHWPLVTGWTFFIAALMISSLPTYSWSSMRIRREWRLLALVAVALLGAALMVAPWPTLLAVSGLYLAMLPFSLASYGRVKRRRAASV
- the rpsB gene encoding 30S ribosomal protein S2, translated to MAAPVVTLQQLLEAGAHFGHQTHRWNPRMKPYIFGDRNGVHIIDLSQSVPLFARALDFVSQTVARGGKVLFVGTKRQAQDAVAEAARASGQHFVNHRWLGGMLTNWKTISNSIKRLKSLEEQLSGDTAGLTKKEVLQLTRERDKLEKSLGGIRDMGGLPDVMFVIDTNKEELAIKEANVLGIPVVAILDSNSDPNGIAFPVPGNDDASRAIRLYADSIAQAASSGRSGGAAARGEDIGSMAEPPVEAALAE